A stretch of the Tolypothrix sp. NIES-4075 genome encodes the following:
- a CDS encoding DUF4278 domain-containing protein, with product MKLYYRGLSYEYNSQEAAKKATRPFASVREQGSAYNLTYRGLTYRVDPNIQPAEVSTPSVAYQLIYRLIAYFVKKTHTGKVSGVSQPVEVVNVRKFFINNLGLQK from the coding sequence ATGAAACTTTACTATCGCGGTCTTAGCTACGAATACAACTCACAAGAAGCAGCTAAAAAAGCAACACGACCATTTGCATCAGTTCGCGAGCAAGGTTCTGCTTATAACTTGACTTATCGTGGACTAACTTATCGTGTTGACCCAAATATCCAGCCTGCTGAAGTTTCTACACCATCAGTAGCTTATCAATTAATTTATCGCTTAATCGCCTATTTTGTGAAGAAAACGCATACAGGAAAAGTTTCTGGTGTCTCTCAACCTGTTGAGGTTGTAAATGTTAGGAAATTTTTCATCAATAATTTGGGATTGCAAAAATAA